The DNA segment AAGATTGATCTTCACTTGTTTTTTTGCTGTTTGTGGATTCTATTGACATATGGCAATCCGCGATTTttcaacttttaattttttttatgagacaaaaaattttttttaaaaaaaatccaatgaAACCGTGCCGGAACTCTCAGCGATAATCATGGTGTAAAGTGGGTTAGATAAGAATCGATTGTAGTCATCTCTCcttcttttctattttttttttgcattttttaaTAGTTAGATACTGTCATCATACCTACATTGGACTTGCTCTTATGAGTCTTCCATCAAAAAGTTATGGTTACTGAAAAGTATTCGACTCTGATAAactcttaaaaaaaaacattgaggTTATGTTACAAAAATCCAACTAAAATGGAGAGTTGATCAAATTCACGCAAGAGCATTTAGCTTCTTTTCATAGAGTTTTGCTCTTCGAAGAGCATCTAATGCTTCAGCTTGCTTCCCTGAACGTTTCAGGGTCACAGCTTTTATCTTCTCTGCTTTGATGCGTTCTTCGAGTTGACTTCTCTCCTGGCTATTATCACTCTCCTTGGCTGGACTCGGTTTCACAGCTTCACGCACTGGTTTTGGAGTAGCTTGTGTCGTGTCTGGCTTACTCGCCGACGCATTCGCAGGACTGTCTAGTCCGATAGCCTTGAGGGCAGACAAGAGTTGAGGATCGAGAAAATCTTCCACTGCTACATTATCATCTACCGGTTCTGATTTTGAGGATGTTAAATCCTCTAGCTGCGCTTCAAGAGTTTTGGCAATTTCGAactcagcttcagcttcttccATCTTACCTTCCCTACGAAGCTTCATGGCTTGACGTTTGTGGCTTAGCGACTCTTGCTGCAGCTTAAAACGGTCACGACTAGACATTGGCTTCGGAGCAGCTGAACTTGAAGGGCTATTCTCTTTCTCTCGTACAACAGGAGGTTGCGTTGCAGAAACCACATCATCTCGTCTGAGTTTTTCAGGAGAAGGGTTTTCTCCTTCCTGTAGTCTCCTCTCCAGCAATTTCGCTTGTTGGAATGCCTCTTTAGCTTCACTTATCTTTCCTTCTTTCTTCAAAGCAAGTGCCTTTCTCTTATGAGCCAGAATCTCTTGCTTAAGTGTGTTCTGAGGAGATGTATTTTCAACAGAAGCTGATTCAAAACTACCAGGTGCTGACTCTTCACGTCTCACTGTTTGAGACCTCTCACACTGCTCACCAGTCAGCAAATCCATCATACTTGGTTGCTGCTGGCCTGATTGAGAAACAACTCTACTTTCACTCATCACATGTGTGCTTACGGAATCAGATTTAGCAGGGGAGATAAAGTCTCCTAGCAAGTCATAATTACCTTGAGCAGCACTTGCAGATTTGCCTGCCTTGTCCTCCATTTGAGAAGATCCAACTAATAAATCAACGTCCATATAGTTTGTAGTGTTGATGGTAGAAGCTGAGACTTCACCCATTGGCTCAGCCTTGGGGGTCTCCAGTTCAGCTAGTTGTGCTTCCAAAACTTTGGCATGACTGTATACTTCATCAGCCTCTCCGTTTTTCCCTTGACGCTTGAAGGCAAGTGCTTTCCTTTTCAAGTCCAGAAGTTCTCTTTGTATTTGTCCCTTTGTTTTGGCTGCTACCCGTGGACCAGTAGACTGCATAGAGCTAAATGCAGCTTCTTGTTTCTTTGGTTCTTCATCCTCCCATCCCAAGTTCTTAAGAGTCGACAATAGTGCTGGATCCTTCATATCATTTTCTGTAACACTATCATCTTCTACACTGATCCCACTATCAGTAGATGTTTTCTTGCCTGAATCAATCTCTACCAACTGGGCTTCCAATATTTTAGTCTGTTTTTGAACTTCCTCTGCTTCATCAACACTACCTTGACGCCTCAAAGTTAGAGCTTTTCTTTTCAGCGCTAAGAGTTCTCGTTGTATTTCAGCTTTGCTTCTTCTTGGTTTCGTACTAACTGGTTCAACTCTTCCAGATGAATCACCCGCATGATTATTATCTTCATCATTCCAGCCTAAGCTCTTAAGCATCGAGAGGTAACTCGGATCATTTAACTCCTCATCTTTTACATCTACCTCTCCATCATCATCCATAGAATCAACAGAGATATCAGGCATATCTTTTTCACGAGTAGCCTTTCCTGCTGCAGCTAACTTTGACGAATTGTCCAGCTCTTCAAGCTGCTCTTGGAGAACCGCTCCCTTCTTCAATTCCTCTTCAGCTTCGTTAAACTTCCCTTCCCTTTTCAAAGTAAGCGCTTTCTTTTTCACTGCAAGAAGCTCCCTCTGTATCGCTAGCCTGCTTCTGGGAGGATGTTTCAGGCTCGTATCAGCACCTTGTGAGGATGTATCAGCAGCAGACTCTAGTTCCCTCTCAAGTAGTTTTGCCTTCTTCAGTGTAGCCAAGGCCTCTGCAGCATTTCCAGCTCGCTTTAGAGTGAGAGCTTCTCTTTTCAATGCCTGAATCTCAGCTAAACGTTCTTCTCTGTTGTTAGGAGGAGACTGAGTGTGGAGATTCTCACGGCGACCAGGATCCTCGGCCCAGCCCAAAGATTTCAACGCAGCAGCAATCGCTGGATCCTCCATATCTTCATCTGTGACATCAAATGCACCATCAACTCCAAGATCATCTACACTTTCCACAAGGTTACCAATGTCAAAACCATGGCTTCCCTCATATTGAGCTAACAGATCATCTTCTTTGTCATCATCCATACTGTTGATAAGCGCGGATAGCTCATCATCAGATTCATCAGCCCCACCCAGAAGTTCCTGCTCTTCAATCTCCCTTTCCAAAACTTTAGCTCTCTTCAGCTCCTCTTTAGCTTCTGCAAGCTTCCCTTCACGTTTAAGCGCAAGTGCCTTTTTCTTAATGGCAATCACCTGACTCTTGTCGATTCCCCCTCCACTCTTCTGTTGTGGGTTAGTCGTCCTTCCAGGGATCTC comes from the Brassica rapa cultivar Chiifu-401-42 chromosome A01, CAAS_Brap_v3.01, whole genome shotgun sequence genome and includes:
- the LOC103831016 gene encoding uncharacterized protein LOC103831016 isoform X2, encoding MLEKIGLPAKPSLRGNSWVVDASHCQGCSSQFTFINRKHHCRRCGGLFCGSCTQQRMSLRGQGDSPVRICDPCKQLEEAARFELRHGYKNRSAKGGSKRTVKNEDDVLSEILGSDVDVSSSSESDRVTSKEMGSSSSMELDATPEELRKQAVEEKNKYRVLKQQGKSEEALKAFKRGKELERQADALEISLRKDRKRALSMRDVSAATQKNKAATKESSKSQKPPRKDDLAAELRDLGWSDDEDKKPATVSLEGEFSSLLREIPGRTTNPQQKSGGGIDKSQVIAIKKKALALKREGKLAEAKEELKRAKVLEREIEEQELLGGADESDDELSALINSMDDDKEDDLLAQYEGSHGFDIGNLVESVDDLGVDGAFDVTDEDMEDPAIAAALKSLGWAEDPGRRENLHTQSPPNNREERLAEIQALKREALTLKRAGNAAEALATLKKAKLLERELESAADTSSQGADTSLKHPPRSRLAIQRELLAVKKKALTLKREGKFNEAEEELKKGAVLQEQLEELDNSSKLAAAGKATREKDMPDISVDSMDDDGEVDVKDEELNDPSYLSMLKSLGWNDEDNNHAGDSSGRVEPVSTKPRRSKAEIQRELLALKRKALTLRRQGSVDEAEEVQKQTKILEAQLVEIDSGKKTSTDSGISVEDDSVTENDMKDPALLSTLKNLGWEDEEPKKQEAAFSSMQSTGPRVAAKTKGQIQRELLDLKRKALAFKRQGKNGEADEVYSHAKVLEAQLAELETPKAEPMGEVSASTINTTNYMDVDLLVGSSQMEDKAGKSASAAQGNYDLLGDFISPAKSDSVSTHVMSESRVVSQSGQQQPSMMDLLTGEQCERSQTVRREESAPGSFESASVENTSPQNTLKQEILAHKRKALALKKEGKISEAKEAFQQAKLLERRLQEGENPSPEKLRRDDVVSATQPPVVREKENSPSSSAAPKPMSSRDRFKLQQESLSHKRQAMKLRREGKMEEAEAEFEIAKTLEAQLEDLTSSKSEPVDDNVAVEDFLDPQLLSALKAIGLDSPANASASKPDTTQATPKPVREAVKPSPAKESDNSQERSQLEERIKAEKIKAVTLKRSGKQAEALDALRRAKLYEKKLNALA
- the LOC103831016 gene encoding uncharacterized protein LOC103831016 isoform X1, with product MLEKIGLPAKPSLRGNSWVVDASHCQGCSSQFTFINRKHHCRRCGGLFCGSCTQQRMSLRGQGDSPVRICDPCKQLEEAARFELRHGYKNRSAKAGGSKRTVKNEDDVLSEILGSDVDVSSSSESDRVTSKEMGSSSSMELDATPEELRKQAVEEKNKYRVLKQQGKSEEALKAFKRGKELERQADALEISLRKDRKRALSMRDVSAATQKNKAATKESSKSQKPPRKDDLAAELRDLGWSDDEDKKPATVSLEGEFSSLLREIPGRTTNPQQKSGGGIDKSQVIAIKKKALALKREGKLAEAKEELKRAKVLEREIEEQELLGGADESDDELSALINSMDDDKEDDLLAQYEGSHGFDIGNLVESVDDLGVDGAFDVTDEDMEDPAIAAALKSLGWAEDPGRRENLHTQSPPNNREERLAEIQALKREALTLKRAGNAAEALATLKKAKLLERELESAADTSSQGADTSLKHPPRSRLAIQRELLAVKKKALTLKREGKFNEAEEELKKGAVLQEQLEELDNSSKLAAAGKATREKDMPDISVDSMDDDGEVDVKDEELNDPSYLSMLKSLGWNDEDNNHAGDSSGRVEPVSTKPRRSKAEIQRELLALKRKALTLRRQGSVDEAEEVQKQTKILEAQLVEIDSGKKTSTDSGISVEDDSVTENDMKDPALLSTLKNLGWEDEEPKKQEAAFSSMQSTGPRVAAKTKGQIQRELLDLKRKALAFKRQGKNGEADEVYSHAKVLEAQLAELETPKAEPMGEVSASTINTTNYMDVDLLVGSSQMEDKAGKSASAAQGNYDLLGDFISPAKSDSVSTHVMSESRVVSQSGQQQPSMMDLLTGEQCERSQTVRREESAPGSFESASVENTSPQNTLKQEILAHKRKALALKKEGKISEAKEAFQQAKLLERRLQEGENPSPEKLRRDDVVSATQPPVVREKENSPSSSAAPKPMSSRDRFKLQQESLSHKRQAMKLRREGKMEEAEAEFEIAKTLEAQLEDLTSSKSEPVDDNVAVEDFLDPQLLSALKAIGLDSPANASASKPDTTQATPKPVREAVKPSPAKESDNSQERSQLEERIKAEKIKAVTLKRSGKQAEALDALRRAKLYEKKLNALA